A stretch of Terriglobia bacterium DNA encodes these proteins:
- a CDS encoding helix-turn-helix domain-containing protein, whose product MTLIQILESRGEALTVQEVAEVLGVSDKHIYEMVADGTLPAFYVGRSVRLDPQDIADWLRKKKLPVVQARDQKRPQKRPVLNRNGHGSGNSAVHNALRRKAQHLEAAAVIDGVTNGQGLDKTAEKS is encoded by the coding sequence ATGACACTGATACAGATACTGGAGAGTCGGGGAGAAGCTCTTACCGTTCAAGAAGTCGCAGAAGTCCTGGGGGTTTCCGACAAGCATATTTATGAAATGGTGGCGGACGGCACATTGCCGGCTTTTTACGTCGGCAGGTCCGTTCGGCTCGATCCGCAGGACATAGCTGATTGGCTGCGAAAGAAGAAGCTTCCTGTAGTCCAGGCCCGCGATCAAAAGCGGCCTCAAAAGCGTCCGGTGCTGAACCGAAACGGACACGGTAGCGGCAATAGTGCCGTCCACAACGCTCTGCGGCGGAAGGCCCAGCATTTGGAAGCTGCCGCAGTCATTGATGGTGTTACTAATGGACAAGGGCTGGACAAGACAGCAGAGAAGAGCTAA
- a CDS encoding helix-turn-helix domain-containing protein has protein sequence MNPYDKLDHAERAWTMAETAAFLGYSVRHLYRLVRQNKIDGWSRVEGGHIMFCPCKLKVWLERRFNGNGKRPNRSGSAQEQP, from the coding sequence ATGAACCCATACGACAAACTCGATCATGCAGAGCGTGCCTGGACCATGGCCGAGACGGCCGCATTTCTCGGATACTCCGTCAGGCATCTATACAGGCTTGTCCGTCAAAACAAAATTGATGGCTGGTCAAGGGTTGAAGGCGGACACATCATGTTTTGTCCTTGCAAGCTAAAGGTCTGGCTGGAGCGGCGGTTTAATGGCAATGGAAAGCGGCCAAATCGCAGTGGAAGTGCCCAGGAACAGCCATGA